In the Candidatus Dadabacteria bacterium genome, GCCTTGTAGCGCCTTCCGTCACGATTGAGCTGCATAAACACATGCCCGCACCACTCCTGAGACGAAAGCGTAACCTTGAGCGGGCCCGACCCGTCAACGGGGGAGAAAACCGATGACATGGTTGAATACCTGTAGATTCCCGTGTTGAACTTTTTGATGTGGTTGAGTTTGAGAACCTTGACGGCATCCCTTCCGGCGCGGGACGGGTCATCAAGTTTGACCTGCTTTGAGCGCGAAAGGTCTTCGGTAACAAAGATGAGAACGGCGTATCCGGGGTGGCTGTGACCGTAGCGCGCCTGACTGAGCCGGTAACTTGTTATCTCCGCCTTGCCGGAATACCAGTAGTCGGCAAACTGCGCCGTGTCCGCCGCCGCCGAGGCGGACACCGCCGGGGCGAACAGGCACACTGCGGCAATGAGAGCAGGAAACACGCGCATAACGGAACTTATGTTAACGGGTTTGTTGAAATTTTTCCGCTTTGTTGTTATATTGCCGCTTCCCGAAAGGGAAAGGGTGAGACGATGGGAAAACAGGGAAACAGACTCATGGTGAAGATAAAAAGCACCGAGAGCCACCACATTTACTACACCGAGAAAAACAAGGTGAACACCGAAGACCGGCTTGAAATCAGGAAGTTT is a window encoding:
- the rpmG gene encoding 50S ribosomal protein L33 — its product is MGKQGNRLMVKIKSTESHHIYYTEKNKVNTEDRLEIRKFDPVVRKHVLYKETK